In Leopardus geoffroyi isolate Oge1 chromosome D1, O.geoffroyi_Oge1_pat1.0, whole genome shotgun sequence, a single window of DNA contains:
- the LOC123601999 gene encoding protein tyrosine phosphatase receptor type C-associated protein, whose translation MDLPCALGLGTLLALPGVLCSGSGASDDEGPSSGPVVLLLLLLLLLLATGLALAWRRLSRDSGGYYHPARLGAALWGRTCRLLWASPPGRWLRARVELGSPDEDPEQQQDEQDEEEDYHLAGGLGETQSRDEDQPCGEGPGPRQAAEPAEEARDSNADGGLGLSSQGPAGSGGSAEALLSDLHAFAGSAAWDDSAEAPEGQGLHVTAL comes from the exons ATG GAcctgccctgtgccctggggCTTGGGACACTGCTGGCCCTGCCGGGGGTCCTGTGCTCGGGCAGCGGCGCCTCGGACGACGAGGGCCCCAGCTCTGGCCCGGtcgtgctgctgctgctcctgctgctgctcctgctggcCACCGGCCTGGCGCTGGCCTGGCGCCGCCTCAGCCGCGACTCGGGGGGCTACTACCACCCGGCCCGCCTGGGCGCCGCCCTGTGGGGCCGCACGTGCCGCCTGCTCTGGGCCAGCCCGCCAGGCCGCTGGCTCCGGGCCCGGGTGGAGCTGGGGTCACCCGATGAGGACCCAGAGCAGCAGCAGGACGAGCAGGACGAGGAGGAGGACTACCACCTGGCTGGAGGCCTGGGGGAGACACAGTCCCGGGACGAGGACCAGCCATGCGGAGAGGGGCCCGGCCCACGGCAGGCGGCAGAGCCCGCTGAGGAAGCACGTGACAGTAACGCCGACGGGGGCCTGGGCCTCAGCTCCCAGGGGCCGGCGGGCTCGGGGGGCAGCGCTGAGGCCCTGCTGAGTGACCTTCACGCCTTTGCCGGCAGCGCGGCCTGGGATGACAGCGCTGAAGCGCCCGAGGGCCAGGGCCTCCACGTCACCGCACTGTAG